A region of Pleionea litopenaei DNA encodes the following proteins:
- a CDS encoding outer membrane protein assembly factor BamE, translating to MQKLHILTITCLLIILSGCSIYKMNIRQGNIIEQKHVSQLRQGMSKGQVQYLLGRPVVQDTFSDDTWYYINTFKDGKTEKETRTELVLTFVDEKLHSVKGDYEIPEDFAATEQP from the coding sequence ATGCAAAAACTTCACATTCTCACCATCACTTGTCTATTGATTATCCTATCCGGATGCTCAATTTACAAAATGAACATTCGCCAAGGAAATATCATTGAGCAAAAGCATGTTTCTCAACTTCGCCAAGGTATGAGTAAAGGCCAGGTACAATACTTGTTAGGCCGTCCAGTCGTGCAAGATACTTTTTCGGATGACACTTGGTACTACATCAATACCTTCAAAGACGGTAAAACAGAAAAAGAAACTCGAACCGAACTGGTCTTGACCTTCGTTGATGAAAAGTTGCACAGTGTTAAGGGCGATTATGAAATCCCTGAAGACTTTGCAGCAACCGAGCAGCCCTAA
- the grpE gene encoding nucleotide exchange factor GrpE, whose protein sequence is MSEQTNNEADNPVEEQAQQQAVTDDNQVAELMQQVTDLTDQVTELKERALRAQAESDNVRRRAERDVQNAHKYALEGFVESLLPILDSLEQGLQQPAETEESQALKEGMELTLKMFVDSLSKKNIEQIDPVGQPFNPELHEAMSMQENPDFEANSVIAVFQKGYTLNGRVVRPARVVVNKGKPANIDQQV, encoded by the coding sequence ATGTCTGAGCAAACTAACAACGAAGCGGACAATCCAGTGGAAGAGCAAGCGCAACAGCAGGCTGTCACCGACGATAACCAAGTGGCAGAGTTGATGCAGCAAGTGACCGATCTGACCGATCAAGTCACTGAACTTAAAGAGCGAGCGTTGCGTGCGCAAGCGGAGAGTGACAATGTGCGTCGTCGAGCAGAAAGAGACGTTCAAAATGCTCATAAATATGCATTGGAAGGGTTCGTTGAGTCGTTATTACCGATTTTAGACAGTCTTGAGCAAGGGTTGCAGCAGCCAGCGGAAACGGAAGAATCGCAAGCGCTAAAAGAAGGTATGGAGTTAACCTTAAAAATGTTCGTCGATAGCTTATCGAAGAAGAATATTGAGCAGATTGATCCGGTCGGACAGCCTTTCAATCCTGAATTGCATGAAGCTATGTCGATGCAAGAAAACCCGGATTTTGAAGCCAATAGTGTGATTGCGGTATTCCAAAAAGGCTATACCTTAAACGGCCGCGTGGTTCGTCCTGCGCGAGTGGTTGTGAATAAAGGTAAGCCTGCCAATATAGACCAGCAGGTCTAG
- a CDS encoding zf-HC2 domain-containing protein encodes MSELSSQRLDEPLPLWRRAGFRAHLFICQSCREYVKHMSTTRRVVRLWLDAKVMPPAVKNKLLAQFKKSSESEQPKR; translated from the coding sequence GTGAGCGAGTTAAGTAGTCAACGTCTCGATGAGCCGCTGCCGTTGTGGCGTCGCGCTGGCTTTCGTGCGCACTTATTTATCTGTCAGTCCTGTCGAGAATATGTGAAGCACATGTCGACCACGCGGCGAGTGGTTCGCTTGTGGTTGGATGCGAAGGTTATGCCTCCGGCGGTGAAGAACAAGTTACTCGCCCAGTTCAAAAAGTCGTCTGAGTCTGAACAGCCAAAGCGCTGA
- the hrcA gene encoding heat-inducible transcriptional repressor HrcA, translating into MTLSNRAHQLMKVLVEQYLTTGQPIGSSTLAKLSELAVSPATIRNVMGELEQQGFVESPHTSAGRVPTDQGFRLFVDHLLTVQPPQPEQVAEIARQFAPAQTTQEMLSNTSRMLSELTSMAGLVKLPSRKITRIKHIEFMPLTEKRILVVLVLDDHEVQNRVIYSERRFTPAQLVAATNYVNQHLAGRDLESARRTLLETMKTEKETLNDMMQLAIELANASLSTSSTADDYHLSGDKNLLDMVNSEGELSRLKALFNAFQQKQEVLALLNKAIAAEGVQIFIGEECASEGLSSCSVVTAPYKMEGEPVGVLAVVGPTRMFYDRVIPIVDITAKLLSSALNHSE; encoded by the coding sequence GTGACCTTAAGCAATCGAGCGCACCAACTGATGAAAGTGTTGGTTGAGCAATACTTAACAACCGGACAACCCATCGGTTCGTCAACCTTGGCGAAGTTGTCGGAACTTGCGGTGAGTCCTGCCACCATTCGAAATGTGATGGGGGAATTAGAACAACAAGGATTTGTTGAGTCTCCGCATACCTCTGCAGGCAGAGTTCCCACGGATCAGGGATTTCGCTTATTCGTTGATCATTTGTTGACGGTGCAGCCGCCGCAACCAGAACAGGTAGCTGAAATTGCGCGCCAATTTGCGCCCGCACAAACCACCCAAGAGATGCTGTCGAATACCTCTCGAATGCTATCGGAGCTAACATCGATGGCAGGTTTAGTTAAATTACCTTCGCGAAAGATCACACGCATTAAGCATATTGAATTCATGCCGTTAACGGAGAAGCGCATTCTCGTGGTGCTGGTACTCGATGATCACGAAGTTCAAAACCGGGTGATATACAGTGAGCGTCGTTTTACGCCAGCACAGCTCGTTGCAGCGACCAACTATGTGAATCAGCATCTGGCAGGGCGCGACTTAGAATCGGCTCGTCGAACACTGTTAGAGACGATGAAAACTGAGAAAGAAACATTGAACGACATGATGCAGCTGGCCATTGAGTTAGCGAATGCCAGCTTGTCGACCTCATCGACCGCTGATGACTACCATTTATCCGGCGACAAGAATCTCTTAGATATGGTCAATAGTGAAGGCGAACTGTCGCGTTTAAAAGCGCTGTTCAATGCCTTTCAGCAAAAACAAGAAGTGCTTGCATTACTGAATAAAGCCATCGCCGCTGAGGGTGTGCAAATCTTTATTGGCGAAGAATGTGCGAGTGAAGGCTTGTCTTCATGCAGTGTGGTGACCGCTCCCTACAAAATGGAAGGTGAGCCCGTTGGTGTGCTGGCAGTCGTTGGTCCGACAAGAATGTTTTATGATCGGGTCATTCCCATCGTCGATATCACGGCGAAATTATTATCTTCGGCCTTGAATCACTCTGAGTAG
- the fur gene encoding ferric iron uptake transcriptional regulator yields MDNQQLKKAGLKITLPRVKILQILENSHDPHMSAEDVYKALMEAEEEVGLATVYRVLTQFEQAGLVMRHNFEGGHSVFELDRGEHHDHMVCLQSGKVIEFHSEEIEKLQKEVAEKMGYRLVDHSLVLYVEPKES; encoded by the coding sequence TTGGATAATCAACAATTAAAGAAGGCAGGGCTTAAAATAACTTTGCCACGGGTCAAAATTTTACAAATCTTAGAAAACAGCCATGATCCTCATATGAGCGCTGAAGACGTATATAAAGCGTTAATGGAAGCTGAAGAAGAAGTAGGCTTGGCGACTGTCTATCGGGTGTTAACCCAATTTGAGCAGGCAGGGTTGGTCATGCGCCATAACTTCGAAGGCGGCCACTCAGTATTTGAGTTGGATCGCGGCGAGCATCATGACCACATGGTGTGTTTGCAGTCCGGCAAGGTCATTGAGTTTCATAGCGAAGAAATTGAAAAGCTGCAAAAAGAAGTGGCCGAAAAAATGGGATATCGTTTAGTCGACCACTCACTCGTTTTGTACGTTGAGCCTAAAGAAAGCTAA
- a CDS encoding NAD(+) kinase, giving the protein MSNKATNSAIRFQNIGIVGKPQNPQAAETIQTLHDHLLTLGCKLWVQQSLADDIQSTDATFLPRQELGKQVDLIVVVGGDGSMLNAGRTQIQHQVPMVGINRGHLGFLTDVRPTEVVERINEVLQGQYTEERRFILNAEVIRDGNVIGDSAAVNEVVIHPGEISKMLEFELFIDDQFVYSQRSDGLIISTPTGSTAYALSGGGPIISPKVDAMVLVPMFPHTLSSRPIVIDANSVVELVIAQDSRHSPMVSCDGQENMNLAPSDRIRINKHPLPMRILHPSNHDYYEVLRTKLGWGSKL; this is encoded by the coding sequence ATGAGCAATAAGGCCACCAATAGCGCCATTCGCTTTCAAAATATTGGTATCGTAGGAAAGCCGCAAAACCCACAAGCAGCGGAAACCATTCAAACGCTACACGACCACTTGTTAACACTCGGTTGTAAACTGTGGGTGCAACAATCACTCGCTGATGATATTCAATCCACTGACGCGACGTTTTTACCCCGACAAGAACTCGGTAAGCAAGTCGACCTGATCGTCGTTGTTGGCGGTGATGGCAGCATGCTTAATGCTGGACGCACTCAAATTCAACACCAAGTACCCATGGTAGGGATCAATCGAGGCCACCTTGGATTTCTAACTGATGTCCGCCCTACCGAAGTGGTTGAAAGAATCAATGAAGTATTACAGGGCCAGTATACTGAAGAGCGACGTTTCATTTTAAATGCAGAGGTTATTCGCGATGGCAATGTTATTGGCGATTCTGCCGCCGTGAATGAAGTCGTTATTCATCCTGGTGAAATTTCTAAAATGCTTGAATTCGAGCTGTTTATTGACGACCAATTTGTTTACAGCCAACGTTCCGACGGACTGATCATATCAACACCGACGGGCTCAACCGCCTACGCTTTATCGGGTGGAGGACCTATTATTTCGCCAAAGGTTGATGCCATGGTCTTGGTCCCGATGTTTCCCCATACCTTATCGAGCCGCCCAATTGTTATCGATGCGAACAGCGTCGTAGAGCTGGTTATCGCTCAAGACAGTCGTCATTCACCGATGGTTAGCTGCGATGGCCAAGAAAATATGAATCTTGCGCCCAGTGACCGCATTCGAATCAACAAACATCCATTGCCCATGCGCATTCTTCACCCCAGCAACCACGACTATTATGAAGTTTTGCGAACTAAGTTAGGTTGGGGTTCAAAGTTGTAA
- the recN gene encoding DNA repair protein RecN: MLASIQIKNFALIERLALEFDAGMTVITGETGAGKSIVIDALGLALGERAESSMVRYGEDKADISASFQVDSDSEAMQWLKSHDLEADGECLLRRVVAREGRSKCYINGTPATLTMLAELGDKLVDIHGQHAHQSLLKPTIQLDLLDQIIGDNQLLDQVSDLAQRYQKTHRALRQLQQNQEQRLERSELLSYQLDELSALNLSVASIQELESDHARASHLQELTATTQSANEQIFEQDADILSQLQHWQETLNHLVRKDPALTVAKDLLNDACTSLEELKSELRHYQDSLDLDPAQLDELNERLTTLFDLSRKHHCELTDLPKVQENISHELEQLHAESDSTSELENQLEKITAEYQKAAASLSRKRQKAARELTEQVTAQMQQLGMDGGRFTVHFAEPSTSINKHGHDHIEFHVSANPGHPLQPLSKVASGGELSRISLAIQVITAQKRVTPTLIFDEVDVGIGGQTADTVGRMLAAIAGHAQVLCVTHQPQVAAKGHHHFLAEKTKGKSNTETAMLHLTGEQRVEEIARMVGGQSITQSTLKHAQELIGEG; encoded by the coding sequence ATGTTGGCAAGCATCCAAATTAAAAACTTTGCATTAATCGAACGTTTAGCGCTGGAGTTTGATGCCGGAATGACGGTCATTACCGGTGAAACTGGAGCCGGAAAATCCATCGTCATCGATGCGCTAGGTTTAGCCCTTGGCGAACGCGCCGAGTCTTCGATGGTTCGCTATGGTGAAGACAAGGCCGACATATCGGCAAGCTTCCAAGTCGATTCGGACTCAGAAGCCATGCAATGGTTAAAAAGCCATGACTTAGAGGCCGATGGTGAGTGCTTACTTCGCCGTGTTGTAGCACGCGAAGGCCGCTCTAAGTGCTATATAAACGGCACACCGGCGACCCTCACCATGTTAGCCGAGCTGGGTGATAAGTTGGTCGATATTCACGGGCAACACGCGCACCAGTCTTTACTAAAGCCCACGATTCAACTTGATCTGCTCGATCAAATAATTGGCGACAATCAACTTCTCGATCAAGTCTCAGACTTAGCGCAGCGCTATCAAAAAACCCACCGAGCGTTGCGGCAACTGCAACAGAATCAAGAACAGCGACTTGAACGCAGTGAATTATTGTCCTATCAGCTTGACGAACTATCCGCCCTGAACCTAAGCGTTGCCTCGATTCAAGAGCTTGAATCTGACCACGCCAGAGCGAGCCATTTACAAGAACTGACCGCGACAACTCAGTCAGCCAATGAACAGATATTCGAGCAAGATGCCGATATTCTGAGTCAATTGCAGCATTGGCAAGAGACGCTAAACCACTTAGTTAGAAAAGACCCTGCGCTTACCGTGGCCAAAGATCTGCTGAATGATGCTTGCACCAGCCTAGAAGAACTAAAAAGTGAATTACGCCACTATCAAGATTCATTAGACCTTGACCCGGCACAACTTGATGAGCTCAATGAACGCTTGACGACCTTGTTTGACTTAAGCCGCAAGCATCATTGCGAATTGACTGACTTGCCAAAGGTTCAAGAAAACATTAGCCATGAGTTAGAACAGCTTCATGCTGAGTCTGATAGTACGTCAGAGCTTGAAAACCAACTTGAGAAAATCACTGCAGAATATCAAAAAGCCGCTGCCAGTTTATCGCGCAAACGGCAGAAGGCGGCTCGTGAATTAACCGAGCAAGTGACCGCGCAAATGCAGCAGCTTGGCATGGATGGTGGGCGCTTTACGGTACACTTTGCTGAGCCGAGCACGAGTATCAACAAGCATGGCCACGATCATATCGAGTTCCATGTATCGGCCAACCCAGGTCACCCTTTGCAACCACTAAGTAAGGTAGCGTCTGGCGGGGAGTTATCGCGCATTAGTTTAGCGATTCAAGTGATTACTGCCCAGAAACGGGTCACGCCGACGCTCATTTTTGATGAAGTCGATGTAGGCATTGGCGGTCAAACGGCGGATACTGTCGGGCGCATGTTGGCGGCAATCGCCGGTCATGCCCAAGTGCTTTGCGTCACTCACCAACCACAAGTGGCCGCAAAGGGTCACCACCATTTCTTGGCAGAAAAAACCAAAGGCAAGAGTAACACTGAAACGGCAATGCTGCATTTGACGGGAGAGCAACGCGTAGAAGAAATTGCAAGAATGGTGGGCGGACAGTCAATCACTCAGTCCACCCTAAAACATGCGCAAGAATTGATCGGAGAGGGCTAG